In Vagococcus hydrophili, one DNA window encodes the following:
- a CDS encoding NAD(P)/FAD-dependent oxidoreductase, with protein sequence MNHFDVIIIGGGTSGMMAAISAAENGAKVAIIDKNRMLGKKLRLTGGGRCNVTNNRPPEEIINFIPGNGKFLYSAFSQFTNYDIMEFFETNGVPLKEEDHGRLFPVENTSKAIVEGLAKKLKELNVEIITKTIVRSIKEENGQISSVVTDLNEEYFAPCVVLTTGGKTFQYTGSTGDGYKFAKKFGHTITPLFATESPIKSKNQFVVDKTLQGLSLRDIKLSVLNNKNKVIVAHEMDLLFTHFGVSGPAALRCSMFVNQELDKGISEVPLSLDALPEMEEADLLKEINQRIIDQGSKSVKNGLKNLLPERYLEFMLSEAEIDSSNSLKQLTEGEKEAFISNVKDFKFTGYDTYPLDKSFVTGGGVELKEISPKTMESKLVNGLFFAGELLDVNGYTGGYNITAAFVTGHVAGKHAAEIASYFNY encoded by the coding sequence ATGAATCACTTTGATGTAATTATTATTGGTGGTGGAACAAGTGGCATGATGGCCGCTATTTCTGCCGCTGAAAATGGCGCAAAAGTCGCTATTATCGACAAAAATAGAATGTTAGGTAAAAAACTCAGATTAACTGGTGGTGGTCGCTGTAATGTTACAAACAACCGTCCGCCTGAAGAAATCATCAATTTTATTCCAGGAAACGGAAAATTCTTATACAGTGCCTTTTCCCAATTCACTAATTATGACATTATGGAATTTTTTGAAACAAATGGAGTTCCTTTAAAAGAAGAAGATCACGGGCGTTTATTCCCTGTAGAAAATACTTCAAAGGCAATTGTTGAAGGACTTGCTAAAAAATTAAAAGAGCTAAACGTAGAAATTATTACTAAAACAATTGTTCGTAGTATTAAAGAAGAAAACGGACAAATTTCTTCTGTTGTGACTGATTTAAACGAAGAATACTTTGCTCCTTGTGTTGTTCTGACAACCGGTGGTAAGACTTTCCAATATACAGGTTCTACGGGAGACGGTTACAAATTTGCCAAAAAGTTTGGGCATACTATTACCCCACTATTTGCAACCGAATCACCTATTAAATCCAAAAATCAATTTGTAGTGGATAAAACATTGCAAGGACTATCACTTAGAGACATCAAATTATCTGTTCTAAATAATAAAAATAAAGTGATTGTCGCGCATGAAATGGATTTACTATTTACTCACTTTGGTGTTTCTGGACCTGCAGCATTACGTTGTAGCATGTTTGTTAATCAGGAGTTAGATAAAGGTATCAGCGAGGTTCCTCTTTCACTTGATGCATTACCAGAGATGGAAGAAGCAGATTTATTAAAAGAGATTAATCAAAGAATCATTGACCAAGGCAGTAAATCTGTTAAAAACGGCTTAAAAAACTTATTACCTGAGCGATATTTAGAGTTTATGTTATCTGAGGCTGAAATTGATTCAAGTAACAGTTTAAAACAATTAACTGAAGGTGAAAAAGAAGCTTTTATTAGTAACGTCAAAGATTTCAAATTTACCGGTTATGATACTTACCCCCTAGACAAATCCTTTGTTACTGGTGGCGGCGTTGAATTAAAAGAAATTAGCCCTAAAACGATGGAAAGTAAATTAGTTAATGGTTTGTTCTTTGCTGGTGAGTTGTTAGATGTTAACGGCTATACAGGCGGCTACAACATTACGGCTGCTTTTGTCACTGGTCATGTCGCTGGTAAACACGCGGCTGAAATCGCAAGTTATTTTAACTATTAA
- a CDS encoding glucose-6-phosphate isomerase → MSHISLDYSKMDKFIGEHELGYMQSSVTAAHTALREGTGAGNDFLGWIDLPENYDKDEFARIKKAAEKIKSDSEVLVVIGIGGSYLGAKAAIDFLNHSFYNLLDNEERKAPQVFFAGNSISSSYLADLIHVIGDRDFSVNVISKSGTTTEPAIAFRVFKDLLVKKYGKEEANKRIYATTDRARGAVKVEADAEGWETFVIPDDVGGRFTVLTPVGLLPIAVTGADIDSMMKGAADARIAYSNDDLATNEAYQYAALRNVLYRKGKVTELLINYEPNLQYFSEWWKQLFGESEGKDQKGIYPSSANFSTDLHSLGQYIQEGRRNIFETVIKVDKARHELTIPEMEQDLDGLGYIQGNTIDFVNTKAFQGTLLAHTDGDVPNFVLTIPETDAYTLGYMMYFFEIAVGISGYLNGVNPFDQPGVEAYKANMFALLGKPGFEDLAKELNERL, encoded by the coding sequence ATGTCTCATATTAGTTTAGATTATTCTAAAATGGATAAATTTATTGGTGAACATGAACTTGGTTACATGCAATCAAGCGTTACTGCGGCTCATACTGCGTTAAGAGAAGGTACAGGTGCTGGTAATGACTTTTTAGGATGGATCGATTTACCAGAAAACTACGATAAAGATGAATTCGCAAGAATCAAAAAAGCAGCAGAAAAAATCAAATCAGATTCAGAAGTATTGGTAGTAATCGGAATTGGTGGTTCTTATTTAGGAGCTAAAGCAGCGATTGATTTCTTGAATCACTCATTCTATAACTTATTAGATAACGAAGAAAGAAAAGCTCCACAAGTTTTCTTTGCTGGAAATAGCATTAGTTCTTCATACTTAGCTGATCTAATCCATGTGATTGGTGATCGTGATTTCTCTGTTAACGTGATTTCAAAATCTGGAACAACAACTGAACCAGCTATCGCGTTTAGAGTATTCAAAGATTTACTAGTTAAAAAATATGGTAAAGAAGAAGCCAACAAACGTATTTATGCAACAACTGATAGAGCTCGTGGAGCTGTTAAAGTTGAAGCTGACGCTGAAGGTTGGGAAACTTTCGTTATTCCTGATGATGTGGGTGGACGTTTTACTGTCTTAACACCAGTTGGTTTATTGCCAATCGCTGTAACAGGTGCTGACATTGATAGCATGATGAAAGGTGCTGCTGACGCTCGCATTGCTTACAGCAACGACGACTTAGCAACTAACGAAGCTTACCAATATGCGGCATTACGTAATGTTTTATACCGTAAAGGTAAAGTAACTGAGTTATTAATCAATTACGAACCAAACTTACAATACTTCTCTGAATGGTGGAAACAATTATTCGGCGAATCAGAAGGTAAAGATCAAAAAGGAATTTATCCTTCAAGTGCTAACTTCTCAACTGACTTACATTCATTAGGTCAATACATTCAAGAAGGCCGTCGTAATATCTTTGAAACAGTTATCAAAGTAGACAAAGCACGTCACGAATTAACAATTCCAGAAATGGAACAAGATTTAGATGGCTTAGGTTATATTCAAGGGAATACAATTGATTTTGTTAACACAAAAGCTTTCCAGGGAACTTTATTAGCTCATACTGATGGGGACGTTCCTAACTTTGTATTAACTATTCCTGAAACAGATGCTTACACGTTAGGTTACATGATGTACTTCTTCGAAATCGCAGTAGGTATCTCAGGTTACTTAAATGGCGTAAATCCATTTGACCAACCAGGTGTGGAAGCTTATAAAGCTAACATGTTTGCACTTCTAGGTAAACCAGGATTTGAAGATTTAGCTAAAGAGTTGAATGAACGTCTGTAA
- a CDS encoding FtsX-like permease family protein yields MTTLTQSYKAAKYHKKLSIIFFLVFSLLLFLLTFISQLLYSQEAMMTFILKKWDYLKTILPQANTHFNEQLTNSHQYITSVYNNFYLATLLISVIGFFLLSIYIAKHRKEEIYTMQNIGIKQGTILKHFLMDLLLPMIVSLSFVMLLFLIFQNQLINRSVNINREVVNNYFEEELLSIHETNDVSASKKTVTKTKKDFIGPATPVKSGLSPYNETTLFEFHVSSNSFRKTFSIILSNFAKLCLTSLLGCLLGFYTYTSLFLNRRPQTV; encoded by the coding sequence ATGACAACATTGACACAATCGTATAAAGCAGCTAAATATCATAAGAAACTATCTATTATCTTTTTCTTAGTATTTTCTCTACTGCTTTTTTTACTCACTTTTATATCTCAGCTTCTCTACTCACAAGAAGCCATGATGACTTTTATATTAAAAAAATGGGACTATCTTAAAACGATACTTCCTCAAGCAAATACACATTTCAATGAGCAATTAACAAATAGCCATCAATACATTACATCAGTTTATAATAACTTTTATCTTGCAACACTTTTAATCTCAGTTATTGGCTTTTTCCTACTCAGCATTTATATTGCTAAACACCGAAAAGAAGAGATTTATACTATGCAAAATATTGGTATTAAGCAAGGAACTATTTTAAAGCATTTCTTAATGGATCTTTTGTTACCGATGATTGTTAGTCTATCTTTTGTCATGCTCTTATTTTTAATTTTTCAAAATCAGTTAATTAATCGCTCAGTTAATATTAACCGAGAAGTTGTTAATAATTACTTTGAGGAGGAACTTCTTTCAATTCATGAGACAAATGATGTTTCAGCCTCAAAAAAAACTGTGACTAAAACAAAAAAAGATTTTATCGGACCTGCGACACCAGTCAAAAGTGGTTTATCACCTTACAATGAGACCACCCTTTTCGAGTTCCACGTTAGTAGTAATTCATTTAGAAAAACATTTTCAATAATCCTATCAAACTTTGCTAAACTCTGTTTGACAAGCCTCTTAGGTTGCTTACTAGGATTTTACACTTATACTTCACTCTTTCTTAATAGGAGGCCACAAACTGTATGA
- the rlmD gene encoding 23S rRNA (uracil(1939)-C(5))-methyltransferase RlmD, whose translation MTKEKREIPVKKNDKVWLKIEDLTHDGRGVGKLDYYPVFVENAIPGEEIEVRIMKTTKKFAYGKVLQWKTKSENRVEDVVSDWIRTGIAPLHHMTYEAQLDFKKNQVEKVIKRIGGFEDVEVKAVKGMENPSKYRNKAQIPVRKVEDRLQTGFFRRNSHDLVPIDDFYIQEPEIDAALIAIKPILEQYNVKPYDEEKQGGNLKNIVIRKGHYTNELMIVLVTKKKKIFKIGEICKEIVSAVPNVTSIIQSIHTENNNVILGKEFVRLYGEEYIEDQLLGNTYQISAKSFYQVNTKQAEVLYQEAIDRAELKKTDVVIDAYCGIGTIGLSLAKQVQHVYGVEMVQDAIDDAQTNAEINGIENVEFKVGKAEFVFEKWLEDGIKPNVIIVDPPRKGLAETFIEASSKMNPEKIVYVSCDPATFARDLKLYAERGYAPDYVQPIDMFPQTSHIECVTVLKKK comes from the coding sequence ATGACGAAAGAAAAAAGAGAAATACCTGTAAAAAAGAATGACAAAGTATGGCTTAAAATTGAAGATTTAACACATGATGGACGCGGTGTCGGCAAACTTGATTATTACCCAGTGTTTGTTGAAAATGCCATTCCTGGTGAAGAAATTGAAGTAAGAATTATGAAGACAACGAAAAAATTTGCTTATGGTAAAGTCTTACAATGGAAAACTAAAAGTGAAAACCGTGTGGAAGATGTTGTTTCTGATTGGATCAGAACAGGTATTGCCCCACTTCACCATATGACTTACGAAGCACAATTAGATTTCAAAAAAAATCAAGTTGAAAAAGTAATTAAACGTATCGGTGGCTTTGAAGATGTTGAAGTAAAAGCTGTTAAAGGAATGGAAAATCCATCTAAATACCGTAATAAAGCACAAATTCCAGTTCGTAAGGTTGAAGATCGTCTTCAAACAGGATTCTTCAGAAGAAATAGTCATGATTTAGTACCGATTGACGATTTTTATATTCAAGAACCAGAAATTGATGCAGCTTTAATCGCGATTAAACCAATTTTAGAACAATACAATGTGAAACCTTATGATGAAGAAAAACAAGGTGGAAACTTAAAAAATATCGTGATTAGAAAAGGTCATTACACAAATGAATTAATGATCGTTCTTGTGACGAAAAAGAAAAAAATCTTCAAAATCGGTGAAATCTGTAAAGAAATCGTGTCAGCTGTTCCTAATGTGACATCAATTATCCAAAGTATTCATACTGAAAATAATAATGTGATTTTAGGTAAAGAATTTGTCCGTTTATACGGTGAAGAGTACATTGAAGATCAATTATTAGGGAACACCTACCAAATTTCAGCTAAATCATTCTACCAAGTGAATACAAAACAAGCAGAAGTATTGTATCAAGAAGCAATCGATCGTGCGGAGCTTAAGAAAACAGACGTTGTAATCGATGCTTATTGTGGTATTGGAACAATTGGGTTGTCTTTAGCCAAACAAGTTCAACATGTTTACGGCGTTGAGATGGTTCAGGATGCAATTGATGATGCACAGACAAATGCCGAAATTAATGGGATTGAAAACGTTGAATTCAAAGTAGGAAAAGCTGAATTTGTCTTTGAAAAATGGTTGGAAGACGGCATTAAACCGAACGTTATTATTGTGGATCCTCCTAGAAAAGGATTAGCTGAAACATTTATTGAAGCAAGTTCTAAAATGAACCCTGAAAAAATCGTTTATGTTTCATGTGATCCAGCAACATTTGCTCGTGATTTGAAACTATATGCAGAACGTGGCTATGCACCTGATTATGTTCAACCAATCGATATGTTCCCACAAACATCTCATATTGAGTGTGTCACAGTCTTAAAGAAAAAATAG
- a CDS encoding class I SAM-dependent rRNA methyltransferase encodes MRRIILKNKALTKFNKKYPLIHKEDLKNIEDETNPEWVSFYSEGNQFIGYGYLGIQNKGYGWILSFDKEQPINSKLFKKLLKEAINERKNYFDDAQTTAFRLLNGEGDGLGGLTIDWYDHYLVLSWYNETIYYYKSMILEAIKEVLPEAKGIYEKIRFKRDDLEDSYFVEGELAEEPLIVKENGVNYATYLNEGLMTGIFLDQKEVRNYLVDGFAAGKSLLNTFSYTGAFSVAATVGGSYETTSVDLAKRSTEKTEEQFQVNGIDPSSQKIIVMDVFNYFKYAKKKELSFDIVVMDPPSFARNKKKTFSVSKDYGKLTTEAVELVNRNGHLIASTNAANVTMDKFKSMIEKGIQETGRKFKKQEQFRLPSDFKVASNFQEGNYLKVLIYEII; translated from the coding sequence ATGAGAAGAATAATTTTAAAAAATAAAGCACTAACTAAATTTAATAAGAAGTACCCGTTAATACATAAAGAGGATTTAAAAAACATAGAGGATGAGACAAATCCTGAGTGGGTTTCCTTTTATAGTGAAGGGAATCAGTTTATTGGTTATGGTTATTTAGGAATTCAAAATAAAGGCTACGGTTGGATATTAAGTTTTGACAAAGAACAACCGATTAATTCTAAGTTATTTAAAAAACTATTAAAAGAAGCCATTAACGAAAGAAAGAACTATTTTGATGACGCACAAACAACAGCTTTTCGCCTGCTTAACGGTGAAGGAGACGGCTTAGGTGGTTTAACCATTGATTGGTACGATCATTACTTAGTTTTATCTTGGTACAATGAAACTATTTACTATTATAAGAGCATGATTTTAGAAGCCATCAAAGAAGTGTTACCAGAAGCAAAAGGAATCTATGAAAAAATCAGATTCAAAAGAGATGATTTAGAGGATTCATACTTTGTTGAAGGTGAGCTTGCTGAGGAGCCTTTAATTGTTAAAGAGAACGGGGTTAATTACGCTACCTATTTAAATGAAGGATTAATGACAGGCATCTTTTTAGATCAAAAAGAAGTTAGAAATTATTTGGTTGATGGTTTTGCTGCTGGGAAATCATTACTCAATACATTTAGTTATACAGGGGCTTTCTCCGTTGCAGCGACAGTTGGCGGAAGTTACGAGACAACCAGTGTTGATTTGGCTAAACGAAGTACTGAAAAAACAGAAGAACAATTTCAGGTAAATGGGATTGATCCGAGCAGTCAAAAAATCATCGTCATGGATGTTTTCAACTACTTTAAGTATGCTAAGAAAAAAGAGCTATCCTTTGATATAGTAGTAATGGACCCGCCGAGTTTTGCGAGAAACAAAAAGAAAACTTTCTCAGTGAGTAAGGATTACGGGAAATTAACCACTGAAGCGGTGGAGTTAGTTAATAGAAATGGTCACCTGATTGCCTCAACGAATGCCGCAAATGTGACCATGGATAAATTTAAATCTATGATAGAAAAAGGGATTCAAGAAACAGGGCGTAAATTCAAAAAGCAAGAACAATTTAGATTACCTAGCGATTTTAAAGTCGCTAGTAATTTTCAAGAAGGTAACTATTTAAAAGTATTAATATATGAAATTATATAA
- the gdhA gene encoding NADP-specific glutamate dehydrogenase has translation MTETKQYLANLEKELKLKYPEQTEFLQAVEEFLGTVEPFLVKNPEFVEKNILEMLLIPERIIEFRIPWMNDQGQWKINRGYRVQYNSALGPYKGGMRFHPTVNQSIMKFLAFEQIFKNSLTSLPIGGGKGGSDFDPKGKSDGEIMRFCQSLMQELQKYIGPNEDVPAGDIGVGGREIGYLFGEYKRLNGYHAGVLTGKPLSYWGSLARTEATGYGLVYFVSHLLKDQNDSFEGKKVLVSGSGNVAIYAIEKAQELGATVYGCCDSSGSIIDPEGIDLALLKEIKEVKRERINTYLESHPNAEFYPNQSVWELDFKYDIALPCATQNEIPVELAKKLVTNGVQIVAEGANMPTTLEALEVLKANNIVYCPGKAANAGGVAVSALEMAQNAQRLPWTFEKVDQELNLIMKNIYETCRDTSNEYVGDFDLVAGANIAGFERVAKAMLSQGLV, from the coding sequence ATGACAGAAACTAAACAGTATTTAGCTAATTTGGAAAAAGAACTTAAGTTAAAATACCCAGAGCAAACAGAATTTTTACAAGCAGTGGAAGAATTTCTTGGCACAGTGGAGCCTTTTTTAGTCAAAAATCCGGAGTTCGTAGAGAAAAATATCTTAGAGATGTTACTTATTCCTGAGCGAATTATCGAATTTAGAATTCCTTGGATGAATGATCAAGGACAATGGAAGATTAATCGTGGTTACCGCGTACAGTATAATTCAGCATTAGGACCATATAAAGGTGGGATGAGATTCCATCCAACGGTTAATCAAAGTATTATGAAGTTTTTAGCCTTTGAGCAAATCTTTAAAAACAGCCTAACGTCATTACCAATCGGTGGTGGTAAAGGCGGGAGTGATTTTGACCCTAAAGGAAAATCCGATGGAGAAATCATGCGCTTTTGTCAAAGTTTAATGCAAGAATTACAAAAATATATTGGACCAAATGAAGACGTACCAGCGGGAGATATCGGTGTTGGTGGACGTGAGATTGGCTATTTATTTGGTGAATACAAACGATTAAATGGTTATCATGCTGGTGTTTTAACTGGTAAACCATTGTCTTATTGGGGAAGTTTAGCTAGAACAGAAGCGACTGGTTATGGTTTAGTTTATTTTGTCTCACACCTGTTAAAAGACCAAAATGATAGTTTCGAAGGTAAAAAAGTACTAGTTTCTGGTAGTGGGAATGTGGCAATCTACGCCATTGAAAAAGCGCAAGAATTAGGCGCAACGGTTTATGGCTGTTGTGATTCGTCTGGTTCAATCATCGACCCAGAAGGCATTGATTTAGCGTTACTAAAAGAAATTAAAGAAGTGAAACGTGAAAGAATTAATACTTACTTAGAAAGTCATCCTAATGCAGAATTTTATCCGAATCAATCAGTTTGGGAGTTAGACTTCAAGTATGATATTGCCTTGCCATGTGCCACACAAAATGAAATTCCAGTGGAACTTGCTAAAAAATTAGTCACAAACGGCGTTCAAATTGTTGCTGAAGGAGCAAACATGCCCACAACTTTAGAGGCTTTAGAAGTCTTAAAAGCAAACAACATTGTTTATTGCCCAGGAAAAGCTGCTAATGCTGGTGGTGTGGCTGTTTCTGCTTTGGAAATGGCTCAAAATGCTCAACGTTTACCATGGACGTTTGAAAAAGTAGATCAAGAATTAAACTTAATTATGAAAAATATTTATGAAACATGTCGTGATACATCTAACGAATATGTTGGAGACTTCGACTTAGTAGCAGGAGCAAATATTGCTGGTTTTGAACGAGTAGCTAAAGCAATGTTGAGTCAAGGATTGGTATAG
- a CDS encoding LTA synthase family protein, with the protein MKHNYYKNLLNTRLGFFTLLAFLTWAKTIMAYLVDFNLGIESPFQYFILFLSPIATTIFLFSASLYVKNSKRAYTALIVISALTTLLLFSNVIYYREFTDFITVNTMLGAGKVSSGLGESALRMFRPYDFLYWIDIVVLIGLLAFKVIKLDDRPIKARTALAVTSFSVFLFAANLTLAEMDRPELLKRTFSRDHIVKYLGMNVFTVYDGVQTYHANQRRAQASENDLVDVQNYVKEHQSKPNKETFGIAKDRNVIYIHLESFQQFLIDYKLKDENGVEHEVTPFLNSIYHSNETYSFNNAFHQVGSGKTSDAETMLENSFFGLGQGPLFTQLGDKNTFQAAPAILNQEAGYTSAVFHGNGGAFWNRNETYKHLGYDYFFDASYYDVNEKNSFQYGLHDKPFMEQSVKYLEHLQQPFYSKFIAVTNHYPYSQFKDENAGFPIAKTPDTTINGYFATANYLDTAVEEFFNYLKKSGLYDNSIIVLYGDHYGISNSRNKYLAELVGKSKDDWNDFDDAQMQRVPVMYHIPGQNNGKVMETYGGQIDILPTLLHLLGIDSSKYIQLGQDMFSKDKDQIVAFRNGTIVTPKYTIIGQSVYLNETGELLSNLTDDQISEIDVIRDKASTQLNMSDALTNGDLLRFYTESGLEPVKPEDYDYKNGLDKLKAIEEKKGKKSTSVYSKNGNKSTENLYETKTYQEYNGAPKTDTSSSSSSETKK; encoded by the coding sequence GTGAAACATAATTACTATAAAAATCTACTGAATACGAGGTTAGGTTTTTTCACGCTCTTAGCATTTTTAACATGGGCGAAAACAATCATGGCATACCTAGTAGATTTTAACTTAGGAATTGAAAGTCCTTTTCAATACTTCATTCTTTTCCTAAGTCCAATTGCCACAACCATCTTTTTATTCTCGGCATCATTATATGTTAAGAATTCAAAAAGAGCCTATACAGCGTTAATTGTCATATCAGCATTAACGACACTGTTATTATTCTCAAACGTCATCTATTACCGTGAGTTTACTGATTTCATTACAGTAAATACGATGTTAGGTGCAGGAAAAGTATCATCTGGTTTAGGAGAAAGTGCTCTACGCATGTTCAGACCTTATGACTTCTTGTATTGGATTGATATTGTCGTATTAATTGGTTTACTTGCTTTTAAAGTGATCAAGTTAGATGATCGTCCAATTAAAGCCAGAACAGCACTTGCTGTTACAAGTTTCTCAGTCTTTCTATTTGCGGCTAACTTAACTTTAGCTGAAATGGATCGTCCAGAATTACTAAAAAGAACATTCTCACGTGATCATATTGTTAAGTATTTAGGTATGAATGTCTTTACTGTGTATGATGGCGTTCAAACCTATCACGCCAATCAAAGACGCGCTCAAGCTAGTGAAAATGATTTAGTTGATGTTCAAAACTATGTTAAAGAGCATCAATCAAAACCAAACAAAGAAACATTTGGGATTGCTAAAGACCGTAACGTCATTTATATCCATTTAGAAAGTTTCCAACAATTTTTAATTGATTATAAATTGAAAGATGAAAATGGTGTGGAGCATGAAGTAACACCATTCTTAAATAGCATTTATCACTCAAATGAAACGTACAGTTTTAACAATGCCTTCCATCAAGTTGGTTCTGGTAAAACAAGTGATGCTGAAACAATGTTAGAAAATTCATTCTTTGGTTTAGGGCAAGGTCCTTTATTCACTCAGTTAGGTGATAAAAACACATTCCAAGCAGCTCCTGCTATTCTTAACCAAGAAGCCGGCTATACAAGTGCTGTCTTCCACGGTAATGGTGGTGCCTTCTGGAACAGAAACGAAACCTATAAACATTTAGGTTATGATTACTTCTTTGACGCTAGTTACTATGACGTTAATGAAAAGAATTCATTCCAATACGGCTTACACGATAAACCGTTTATGGAACAATCCGTTAAATATTTAGAGCACTTACAACAACCGTTCTACTCTAAATTTATTGCGGTAACAAATCATTATCCATATTCTCAATTTAAAGATGAAAATGCTGGCTTCCCTATTGCAAAAACACCTGATACAACAATTAATGGTTACTTTGCAACAGCCAACTACTTAGATACAGCCGTTGAAGAGTTCTTTAATTACTTGAAGAAAAGTGGTTTATACGATAACTCAATCATCGTTCTTTACGGAGATCACTATGGTATTTCAAATTCAAGAAACAAATATTTAGCAGAATTAGTCGGTAAATCAAAAGATGATTGGAACGACTTTGATGATGCTCAAATGCAACGTGTTCCAGTTATGTATCATATTCCTGGACAAAACAATGGTAAAGTCATGGAAACGTACGGTGGACAAATTGATATCCTACCTACCCTACTTCACTTACTAGGAATTGATTCATCGAAATACATTCAATTAGGTCAAGATATGTTCTCTAAAGACAAAGATCAAATCGTCGCCTTTAGAAATGGAACAATCGTGACACCTAAGTACACAATCATTGGCCAATCTGTTTACTTAAATGAAACTGGTGAATTATTAAGTAACCTGACTGATGACCAAATAAGTGAGATTGATGTCATTAGAGATAAAGCAAGTACACAGCTTAATATGTCTGATGCGTTAACCAATGGAGATCTCCTTCGTTTCTATACTGAAAGTGGCTTAGAACCTGTTAAACCTGAAGATTATGATTACAAAAATGGTTTAGATAAGTTAAAAGCGATTGAAGAGAAAAAAGGCAAGAAATCAACCAGTGTTTATTCTAAAAATGGTAATAAATCAACAGAAAATTTATATGAGACAAAGACCTACCAAGAATACAATGGGGCACCAAAAACAGATACAAGTAGTAGTTCTTCATCAGAAACTAAGAAATAA
- the ybaK gene encoding Cys-tRNA(Pro) deacylase: MVKRMKVFILVKKKKHKTNAIRFLEQKKIDFSVSEYHFSEGHTSAKETAKELGLDEANIFKTLVAVGNKTGPIVGVVPGNKELDLKKIAKVSGNKKVDMLPMKELEPLTGYIHGGCSLIGMKKQFPTFVAIEAEELDVFHCSGGMRGLQLEINPKIVVELLRGEFADITM, encoded by the coding sequence TTGGTAAAAAGGATGAAGGTGTTTATTTTGGTCAAAAAGAAAAAGCATAAAACCAATGCGATTCGATTTTTGGAACAGAAGAAAATAGATTTTAGTGTTTCTGAATATCATTTCTCAGAAGGACATACTAGTGCCAAAGAAACAGCTAAGGAATTAGGTTTAGATGAAGCTAATATCTTTAAAACCTTAGTCGCAGTAGGCAATAAAACAGGTCCTATTGTAGGTGTTGTTCCTGGAAACAAAGAGTTAGACTTAAAAAAAATAGCAAAAGTTAGTGGCAATAAAAAAGTGGATATGCTTCCTATGAAAGAATTAGAACCTTTAACAGGTTACATTCATGGAGGCTGCTCTCTTATTGGAATGAAGAAACAATTCCCGACATTTGTGGCAATTGAAGCTGAAGAGTTAGACGTTTTTCATTGCTCAGGTGGTATGCGAGGATTACAGTTAGAAATCAATCCTAAAATAGTAGTAGAACTTCTACGAGGTGAATTTGCGGATATAACCATGTAA
- the aroD gene encoding type I 3-dehydroquinate dehydratase — protein sequence MSKLKVRNVTLGNKQPKVCVSLIASNFEELFAEAMRISRLDCDVIEWRADYFMYVNDISFMRKAAYFIRYAIEDKPLIFTFRTLDEGGGQYIEPEYYFELNRYMVHTGLVDVIDLELALLTEVQTDVVRFAKQNNVKVLISSHDYAKTPTENELTEMIYDMRHLGADISKIAVTPNDMQDVLTILQSSNTIQTEREDIPFVLIGMGETGRLTRMTGELFGSVMTFASSGKHTSAPGQMVIPELRKGLDVIGKKDEGVYFGQKEKA from the coding sequence ATGTCTAAATTAAAGGTTAGAAACGTGACATTAGGTAATAAACAGCCTAAGGTTTGTGTTTCTTTAATAGCAAGTAATTTTGAGGAATTATTTGCAGAAGCAATGAGAATAAGTCGTTTGGATTGTGATGTGATTGAATGGCGTGCAGACTATTTTATGTATGTTAATGATATTTCTTTCATGAGAAAAGCTGCTTATTTTATCAGATACGCCATTGAAGACAAACCTTTAATCTTTACCTTTAGAACGTTAGATGAAGGTGGCGGACAATACATAGAGCCGGAGTATTATTTTGAGTTAAATCGCTACATGGTTCATACAGGGTTAGTTGATGTGATTGATTTAGAGCTTGCTTTACTAACAGAAGTTCAAACAGATGTGGTTCGTTTTGCGAAACAGAATAATGTGAAAGTTTTGATTTCAAGTCATGATTATGCAAAAACACCAACAGAAAATGAATTAACAGAAATGATTTATGATATGAGACACTTAGGTGCGGATATTTCAAAAATTGCAGTCACACCAAATGATATGCAAGATGTCTTAACAATTTTACAAAGTTCTAATACGATTCAAACAGAACGAGAAGACATTCCTTTTGTTTTAATTGGAATGGGTGAGACTGGACGATTAACTCGAATGACAGGTGAATTATTTGGCTCAGTCATGACATTTGCTTCTTCTGGTAAGCATACTTCTGCACCAGGACAGATGGTGATTCCTGAATTGCGTAAAGGTTTGGACGTTATTGGTAAAAAGGATGAAGGTGTTTATTTTGGTCAAAAAGAAAAAGCATAA